From the genome of Chanos chanos chromosome 5, fChaCha1.1, whole genome shotgun sequence, one region includes:
- the tnn gene encoding tenascin-N — protein sequence MIPRLSWLARGLLLLGTLCGVPHLSMGENSDTPDKGVTFSHVYKIDLPKGSDCKLGSQALLSQDQAAYSQGDLQEVTVDGENDIVFRHNIKLQTPACSCTDSDEFKSLLYRVNGLEEEVSYLKSQCAQGCCSRGAGVDTSCSGHGAYQHDSCSCKCDPGWEGPDCSVSTCPDECNDNGRCVDGRCVCYAGYSGHDCSQLACPNNCNDKGQCIDGKCVCFSHFTGDDCSVQRCPSDCVGNGRCVDGQCVCDEGFYGDDCSMVMGPKGLRIVTVTDVSLLVEWEFVRGAEYYVLSYYPEGDNGALQQITVPNTENSYLITGLRPGITYIVEIYAVIKGVNSEADSVVATTDVSGIEGIRVLGQTEDSIQVDWQNPAAELDHFRLTHTDPDGREEEQNVLMSQEARTVHTIAGLSPGTEYLISVQAIRGSTAGKTSSVTGVTDIDGPTNLLTREVTEDTATVSWDRVSADIDGYMLSYSSALGSSEEIAVGADTTSYQLTSLRPGVVYTIFLWAYKGSRSSRKSSTEAETDIDAPTNLLTREVTEDTATVSWDRVSADIDGYMLSYSSAEGSSEEIPVGADSTSYRLTSLRPGVVYTVYVWAVKGSRSSRKVSTEAETEIDAPKNLRATDNQQDSAVITWTAPLASIDGYILTYRAEDGSVKTVEKKLQARDKKFALSGLVMGTKYIVTLIAYKGSKRSRVVETTFSTVGLAYPFPMDCTQIMKNGYTNSGVYTIYVNNDRNKPMQVYCDMTTDGGGWVVFQRRRTGKLDFMKRWRQYMEGFGNMTDEFWLGLEKIYELTNTPTPYELRVDLGLGSETAYAVYDNFKIAPAKQKFKLTIGNYRGNAGDAMTYHQGRPFSTVDSDNDIALGNCALTHRGAWWYKNCHLANLNGKFGDNRHSMGINWEPWKGHLMSLDFAEMKIRPVGHASRKRRSLTMKRRTAA from the exons ATGATTCCGAGACTGAGTTGGCTGGCAAGAGGCCTTCTCCTTTTGGGGACTTTGTGTGGAGTCCCTCACCTCTCCATGGGGGAGAACTCTGACACCCCAGATAAAGGAGTCACATTCAGCCATGTCTATAAGATTGATCTGCCCAAGGGCTCTGACTGCAAACTAGGCTCTCAAGCATTACTATCCCAGGACCAAGCTGCATACAGTCAGGGTGACCTGCAGGAAGTGACCGTTGATGGTGAGAATGACATTGTCTTCAGACACAACATCAAGCTGCAGACACCAGCGTGTAGCTGCACCGATTCAGATGAATTTAAGTCTCTGCTTTACCGTGTCAACGGCCTGGAGGAAGAGGTCAGCTACCTGAAGAGTCAGTGTGCACAGGGCTGCTGTTCTCGAGGAGCAg GTGTGGACACCAGCTGCAGTGGACATGGTGCGTACCAGCATGACTCCTGTAGCTGTAAATGTGACCCGGGCTGGGAGGGGCCTGACTGCTCGGTCTCCACTTGTCCCGACGAGTGCAATGATAACGGGCGATGCGTGGATGGGCGATGCGTCTGTTACGCCGGCTACTCTGGCCATGACTGCAGTCAGCTGGCGTGCCCCAACAACTGTAACGACAAAGGCCAGTGCATCGACGGGAAGTGCGTGTGCTTCAGCCACTTTACCGGCGATGACTGCAGCGTCCAGCGATGCCCCAGCGACTGCGTCGGAAACGGACGCTGCGTTGACGGGCAGTGCGTCTGCGATGAAGGATTTTATGGAGATGACTGCTCCATGG TGATGGGCCCCAAAGGCTTAAGAATCGTCACGGTAACGGATGTGTCTCTCCTGGTGGAGTGGGAGTTTGTGAGAGGGGCTGAGTACTATGTCCTATCCTACTACCCAGAAGGGGATAACGGTGCCCTTCAACAAATCACGGTGCCCAACACGGAGAACTCTTATCTGATCACAGGGCTCCGACCAGGGATCACCTACATTGTCGAAATCTATGCTGTGATCAAGGGGGTGAACAGTGAAGCTGACAGTGTGGTAGCCACCACTG ATGTCTCAGGCATAGAGGGTATTCGAGTGCTGGGTCAAACAGAAGACTCCATCCAGGTGGACTGGCAGAACCCTGCAGCTGAACTAGACCACTTCAGACTGACGCACACCGACCCAGACGGGCGTGAAGAAGAACAGAACGTGCTGATGAGCCAGGAGGCCCGGACCGTGCACACCATCGCCG GCCTTAGCCCTGGGACGGAATATCTGATAAGTGTACAGGCCATCAGAGGGAGTACAGCAGGCAAGACCTCTTCAGTGACAGGGGTAACAG ACATAGATGGCCCCACTAACCTCTTGACCAGAGAGGTGACGGAGGACACGGCGACTGTGTCATGGGACAGGGTCAGTGCGGACATTGACGGCTACATGCTGAGTTACAGCTCTGCGCTGGGCTCCAGTGAGGAGATTGCCGTGGGAGCAGATACAACCTCTTACCAGCTGACTTCTCTGAGGCCTGGAGTGGTCTACACCATCTTCCTCTGGGCCTACAAGGGTTCCCGCAGCAGCAGGAAGAGCTCCACGGAGGCAGAGACGG ACATAGATGCTCCTACTAACCTCTTGACCAGAGAGGTGACAGAGGACACAGCGACGGTGTCGTGGGACAGAGTCAGTGCGGACATAGACGGATACATGCTGAGTTACAGCTCCGCAGAGGGCTCCAGTGAGGAGATCCCTGTGGGAGCAGACAGCACCTCCTACAGACTCACTTCTTTGAGACCGGGCGTCGTCTATACAGTCTATGTGTGGGCAGTAAAAGGCTCTCGCTCCAGCAGGAAGGTTTCTACGGAAGCAGAGACAG AAATTGATGCTCCCAAGAACCTTAGAGCCACTGATAACCAGCAGGACTCTGCAGTCATAACCTGGACAGCCCCACTGGCAAGCATTGATGGCTATATCCTCACTTACAGAGCAGAGGATGGAAGTGTCAAG ACTGTTGAGAAGAAACTTCAGGCACGAGACAAAAAGTTTGCCCTCTCTGGACTGGTGATGGGGACAAAGTACATTGTCACTTTGATTGCCTACAAGGGGTCAAAGAGGAGCAGAGTTGTGGAAACCACCTTCAGTACAG TGGGCTTGGCATACCCTTTCCCAATGGACTGCACACAGATTATGAAGAATGGTTACACAAACAGCGGAGTATACACCATCTACGTCAATAATGACCGCAACAAACCCATGCAAGTTTACTGTGACATGACAACCGATGGTGGTGGCTGGGTT GTTTTCCAGAGACGCAGGACAGGCAAGCTTGATTTCATGAAGCGTTGGAGACAGTACATGGAAGGATTTGGAAACATGACTGATGAATTCTGGCTTG GTTTGGAGAAGATATATGAGCTGACTAACACCCCCACACCGTATGAGCTGCGTGTTGACCTGGGCTTAGGTTCTGAGACTGCCTATGCTGTCTATGACAACTTCAAAATCGCACCCGCCAAGCAGAAGTTTAAACTTACCATTGGCAACTACAGAGGAAATGCAG GGGATGCAATGACCTATCATCAGGGAAGACCCTTCTCCACGGTGGACTCTGACAATGACATTGCTTTGGGCAACTGTGCACTGACCCATCGTGGTGCATGGTGGTACAAGAACTGCCACCTGGCTAACCTGAACGGCAAATTTGGGGACAATAGACACAGTATG GGTATAAACTGGGAGCCATGGAAAGGCCACCTTATGTCTCTGGACTTTGCAGAGATGAAGATCCGCCCAGTGGGACATGCCAGCAGGAAGAGGAGATCACTCACGATGAAGAGAAGGACAGCTGCTTAG